From Paenibacillus sp. V4I7, one genomic window encodes:
- a CDS encoding lactate racemase domain-containing protein — translation MSILRELLNDIPIPQMVKIRQKFDRTILENPELELVNKLASSGVMESIHPGQQVAVAVGSRGIANIAAFTKTTIDAIKDRGAFPFIVPCMGSHGGATAEGQTEVLQHFGITEASMGAPIRSSMEVVKIDQLPNGLPVYVDRIASEADAIVVINRVKPHTAFRGRIESGIMKMIAIGLGKQKGAEACHQLGFKYMAENVPAMANLMIEKLPIVFGVALVENAYDETCQVEVLPAAEIEVREEQLLIEAKSRLPKILFDEIDVLVIDYIGKNISGDGMDPNVTGRYPTPYAHGGPDVAKMVVLDLTPETKGNANGVGTADFTTQRLVDKTNLEFTYANGLTSTVCAPTKIATTLENDFYAIKAAVKTCNILDYTTCKLVRIQDTLHLGEIEISVNLLEEARQHPDIEILSEPYELSFDAEGNISK, via the coding sequence ATGAGCATTCTGAGGGAGTTATTAAATGATATTCCGATTCCACAAATGGTAAAGATTCGGCAGAAGTTTGATCGTACCATTCTGGAAAATCCCGAATTGGAATTAGTGAATAAGCTAGCCAGCAGCGGAGTTATGGAAAGCATACATCCTGGTCAGCAGGTTGCTGTTGCTGTGGGAAGCAGGGGGATCGCTAATATCGCAGCCTTCACCAAAACGACCATTGACGCCATTAAAGACAGAGGTGCGTTCCCGTTCATCGTACCTTGTATGGGAAGTCACGGTGGTGCTACAGCCGAAGGACAGACGGAGGTATTGCAGCATTTTGGCATTACGGAAGCCTCGATGGGCGCGCCTATTCGTTCTTCCATGGAAGTCGTGAAGATCGACCAACTGCCTAACGGTTTGCCGGTTTATGTAGATCGCATTGCTTCAGAGGCAGATGCCATCGTCGTTATTAACCGTGTGAAGCCGCATACGGCGTTTCGTGGACGTATTGAGAGCGGGATCATGAAGATGATCGCTATCGGTCTAGGCAAACAAAAAGGCGCTGAAGCTTGTCACCAGCTTGGCTTCAAGTATATGGCGGAGAATGTGCCGGCCATGGCCAATTTGATGATCGAGAAGCTGCCCATCGTGTTCGGCGTCGCGCTTGTAGAAAATGCCTATGATGAGACATGCCAAGTGGAAGTGCTGCCTGCAGCTGAAATTGAAGTGCGGGAGGAGCAACTGCTGATCGAAGCAAAATCGCGTCTACCGAAGATTTTATTCGACGAAATCGATGTTCTTGTCATTGATTATATTGGCAAAAATATTAGCGGCGATGGGATGGATCCCAACGTTACCGGCCGCTACCCAACTCCATACGCGCATGGAGGCCCAGATGTTGCCAAAATGGTTGTACTGGACTTAACACCAGAAACGAAGGGTAACGCCAACGGTGTAGGAACGGCTGATTTCACCACACAAAGACTTGTGGATAAAACGAACTTGGAGTTCACTTACGCGAACGGACTTACTTCAACCGTATGTGCGCCTACTAAGATCGCCACAACGCTGGAGAACGATTTCTACGCGATCAAGGCAGCTGTTAAAACCTGTAACATTCTAGATTACACGACCTGCAAGCTAGTTCGGATTCAAGATACACTTCACCTGGGCGAAATTGAAATTTCCGTGAATTTGTTAGAGGAAGCTCGTCAGCATCCGGATATTGAAATTCTATCAGAACCTTATGAACTTTCATTTGATGCAGAGGGGAATATTAGCAAATGA
- a CDS encoding N-acetylglucosamine kinase, protein MKYYLGVDAGGSKTYTLVTDEHGHIIGKGHSGNGNHQLGVEQALRNITNSVAMALQQAGLTYNDIEYAFFGLAGADRPIDYTILRPLIGGLGFTNYGIDCDTMIALRAGTPQPFGVVLICGSGTNSAGKNRQGEFFQCGGFTYQFGDFGGGGTLAVEAFRSVIRSWDGREQPTMLTELLIKCLGYDSVQVLFDDFLDNNKSVPLHTTKLLFQAAVQGDEVACRILRVQGEELGKSAIAVIKRLNMEQETFQVVLAGSVIARGEGPFIHSYIEKAVSEVASNATIVKLNVEPVVGAVWMAMEAAGTPVTIDVYEKLRTVSDYQTIQLLDKTRM, encoded by the coding sequence ATGAAATATTATTTGGGTGTAGACGCAGGCGGGAGTAAAACCTACACGCTCGTAACAGATGAACATGGACATATCATCGGTAAAGGGCACAGCGGCAATGGCAATCATCAACTTGGTGTAGAACAAGCACTCAGAAATATTACAAACTCCGTAGCAATGGCGCTGCAGCAGGCGGGGCTTACATATAACGACATTGAATATGCTTTTTTCGGCCTTGCTGGCGCAGATCGACCGATTGATTATACGATCCTGCGTCCGCTAATTGGCGGACTGGGATTCACGAATTATGGGATTGATTGTGATACCATGATTGCTTTGCGTGCTGGTACGCCACAGCCTTTTGGCGTGGTTCTCATCTGCGGAAGTGGAACGAACAGTGCCGGCAAGAACAGGCAAGGTGAGTTTTTTCAATGTGGAGGCTTCACCTACCAGTTTGGTGATTTTGGCGGGGGAGGCACACTCGCTGTAGAGGCTTTTCGTTCTGTCATTCGGTCATGGGATGGCAGAGAGCAACCCACTATGCTGACTGAGCTGCTGATCAAGTGTCTTGGCTACGATTCGGTGCAGGTGCTGTTTGATGATTTTCTGGATAACAACAAATCTGTACCGCTCCATACGACCAAACTGTTGTTCCAAGCTGCAGTGCAAGGTGATGAGGTCGCCTGCCGCATTCTCAGGGTGCAAGGGGAAGAGCTTGGCAAGTCAGCAATTGCTGTCATTAAACGTTTAAACATGGAGCAAGAGACTTTTCAAGTTGTACTTGCGGGCAGTGTCATTGCAAGAGGTGAGGGGCCCTTTATTCATTCTTATATTGAAAAGGCAGTCAGCGAAGTCGCCTCCAATGCCACAATTGTGAAATTGAACGTTGAACCTGTGGTAGGCGCCGTTTGGATGGCGATGGAAGCTGCAGGTACCCCCGTTACCATAGATGTGTACGAGAAACTCCGGACCGTGTCCGACTATCAAACCATACAATTATTAGATAAGACTAGGATGTGA
- the gndA gene encoding NADP-dependent phosphogluconate dehydrogenase, which yields MTKQQIGVVGLAVMGKNLALNIESRGFTVSVFNRSAEKTKELLQEAPGKQLVGTYSIEEFVQSLEVPRKILIMVKAGGPTDDTINQLVPYLDKGDILIDGGNAFFPDTQRRNKELAEQGIRFVGTGVSGGEEGALKGPAIMPGGQEDAYKLVEPILTAISAKVGDDACCTYIGPDGAGHYVKMVHNGIEYGDMQLICEAYQLLKDVLNVSVEELHEIFTEWNNGELDSYLIEITRDIFTKYDAETGKPMVDVILDSAGQKGTGKWTSQSALDLGVPLSIITESVFSRFISAMKEERVAASKVLKGPDAPAFTGDRKAFIEAVRQALYASKICSYAQGFAQMRAASEEYNWDLKYGSIAMIFRGGCIIRARFLQNIMEAYDRDPGLKNLLLDSYFNGVVDNYQQSWRQVIAEAVTRGIAVPAFASALAYYDSYRTERLPANLLQAQRDYFGAHTFQRVDKEGSFHFNWMEN from the coding sequence ATGACTAAACAACAAATTGGTGTAGTCGGTCTAGCGGTTATGGGTAAAAACTTGGCTTTAAACATCGAGAGCAGAGGATTCACTGTTTCCGTTTTTAACCGTTCTGCCGAAAAAACAAAAGAGCTTCTGCAAGAAGCCCCAGGCAAACAATTAGTAGGTACATACAGCATTGAAGAATTTGTGCAATCACTCGAAGTTCCACGCAAAATTTTGATCATGGTTAAAGCAGGCGGTCCTACTGACGATACCATTAACCAACTTGTTCCTTATTTGGACAAAGGCGATATCCTAATCGATGGAGGCAATGCATTCTTCCCAGATACGCAGCGTCGTAATAAAGAGCTTGCTGAGCAAGGTATTCGCTTCGTTGGAACGGGTGTTTCCGGCGGTGAAGAAGGCGCGCTTAAAGGTCCAGCTATCATGCCGGGCGGACAAGAAGACGCTTATAAACTCGTTGAGCCTATTCTTACTGCGATTTCTGCCAAAGTGGGCGACGATGCTTGCTGTACTTATATCGGACCTGATGGCGCTGGTCACTACGTGAAAATGGTGCATAACGGCATTGAGTATGGTGATATGCAGCTTATTTGCGAAGCCTACCAATTGTTGAAAGATGTTCTGAATGTAAGCGTAGAAGAGCTTCATGAGATCTTCACAGAATGGAACAATGGCGAGCTTGACAGCTACTTGATCGAAATTACACGTGATATTTTCACTAAATATGATGCTGAAACCGGCAAGCCTATGGTTGACGTTATTCTGGATTCCGCTGGTCAAAAAGGTACAGGAAAATGGACCAGTCAAAGTGCTCTGGATCTTGGTGTACCGCTTTCCATTATTACAGAATCCGTATTCTCCCGTTTCATCTCCGCGATGAAGGAAGAACGCGTAGCGGCAAGCAAAGTGCTCAAAGGACCTGATGCTCCAGCCTTTACAGGCGATCGCAAAGCGTTTATCGAGGCTGTTCGCCAAGCGCTTTACGCAAGTAAAATTTGTTCATATGCACAAGGCTTTGCTCAAATGAGAGCAGCTTCCGAGGAATATAACTGGGATCTGAAATATGGCAGCATCGCAATGATCTTCCGTGGCGGCTGTATCATTCGTGCTAGATTCCTGCAAAATATTATGGAAGCCTATGACCGCGATCCTGGACTCAAAAACCTGCTGCTTGATTCCTACTTCAATGGTGTGGTTGATAATTATCAACAATCATGGAGACAGGTAATTGCAGAAGCGGTTACTCGCGGTATTGCTGTTCCGGCTTTCGCATCGGCACTAGCTTACTACGATAGCTACCGTACGGAAAGATTGCCGGCTAACTTGCTGCAAGCGCAGCGCGATTATTTTGGTGCACACACTTTCCAACGTGTGGACAAAGAGGGTTCCTTCCACTTCAATTGGATGGAAAACTAA
- a CDS encoding LacI family DNA-binding transcriptional regulator codes for MSVTIKDIAKLAGVSHTTVSRALNNSPLIQEETKERIRIIAEQMDYTPNYSAKSLVLDRSYNLGLFFTTLSKGTSAGFFYEAIRGVNSVIQDRYQLIVKGIDDYTSFHSITKKSFDGIVVVSQSDDDQAIIDHIASKGIPQVVLNRPVETSGVLNVLSDEEQGAFLAASYLIEQGHKRIALIEGRKGFKSAQNRKDGFERAMMHYQITVPPAYRMPGLYDLESGHKAMQQFLTLDETPSAVFCCNDEMALGAMKAISEAGLNVPNDISVVGFDDTVFAAYVTPALTTVRRPIEQISREGALRLLGNIENKQHETEQLLLKTELIVRESVRLLTP; via the coding sequence ATGAGCGTTACCATTAAAGATATTGCCAAGCTTGCAGGTGTGTCTCATACAACGGTTTCCAGAGCGCTGAACAACAGTCCGCTCATTCAGGAGGAGACGAAGGAGCGCATCCGAATCATCGCTGAACAGATGGATTACACGCCTAATTACAGTGCGAAGAGTTTGGTGCTGGATCGTTCGTATAACTTAGGGCTGTTCTTTACCACACTAAGCAAAGGAACTTCCGCCGGCTTCTTCTATGAAGCTATCCGTGGTGTCAACAGTGTCATACAGGATCGTTACCAATTGATCGTTAAAGGGATTGACGATTACACCAGTTTTCACTCGATTACGAAGAAAAGCTTCGACGGTATTGTTGTTGTCAGTCAGAGTGATGACGATCAAGCCATCATTGACCACATCGCTAGTAAGGGTATCCCGCAAGTTGTGCTGAATCGCCCGGTTGAAACTTCAGGCGTGCTGAATGTTCTCTCAGATGAGGAGCAAGGCGCATTTCTGGCAGCCTCTTATTTGATTGAACAGGGACATAAGCGTATTGCTCTTATTGAGGGTCGCAAAGGATTTAAATCCGCGCAGAATCGGAAAGATGGCTTCGAACGAGCCATGATGCATTACCAGATTACCGTTCCACCTGCATATCGCATGCCGGGATTGTACGACCTGGAAAGCGGACATAAGGCCATGCAGCAATTCCTGACGCTGGATGAAACACCATCGGCCGTATTTTGCTGTAATGATGAAATGGCACTTGGGGCGATGAAAGCGATATCGGAAGCCGGGTTGAACGTACCGAACGATATCTCAGTGGTTGGATTCGACGATACGGTATTCGCAGCCTACGTAACCCCCGCACTGACAACCGTTCGCAGACCGATTGAGCAAATTAGCAGAGAAGGCGCTTTGCGACTTCTTGGAAATATAGAAAATAAGCAGCACGAAACGGAACAGTTGCTATTAAAAACAGAGTTGATCGTACGGGAATCCGTGCGATTATTGACACCATAA
- a CDS encoding 6-phospho-beta-glucosidase, with protein sequence MRDALKIAIIGGGSSYTPEIVEGFILRYAQLPVRELWFVDVEEGKHKLEIVGNLAKRMIEKSGLPIEVHLTLDRRKAIENADFVSTQMRVGLLEARKWDEHIPNKYDVIGQETTGPGGMMKALRTIPVLLDICKDIEELSPNAWLLNFTNPAGMVTEAIHKYSKVKSIGLCNAPIGLHKWLMNKYDAAPEQIYTEFVGLNHLHWVTRAEIRGEDKLAELLDRKEEFSGKNVPASEWDADFLRSLQSLPSYYLKYFYMTDIMLEEQLASLKENGTRAEVVKRVEEELFELYQDPDLQEKPKQLEKRGGAYYSEAAVNLMDSIYNDKRDIQTLNVMNDNIIDFLPKDACIEVNCVITAGGPIPMGLTKVPEHVKGLIHAVKTYERLTIEAAVTGSRDLVLQALVHHPLVPSVAVAKTLMEEMLEKNKAYLPAFFK encoded by the coding sequence ATGAGAGATGCATTGAAAATTGCCATCATTGGCGGAGGTTCATCTTATACGCCGGAAATCGTAGAAGGTTTTATTTTAAGATATGCCCAGCTGCCTGTCAGAGAGCTTTGGTTTGTGGATGTGGAAGAAGGTAAGCACAAGCTGGAAATCGTCGGTAATTTGGCAAAAAGAATGATCGAGAAGTCCGGTTTACCGATCGAGGTACACTTAACTTTGGATCGCAGAAAAGCGATCGAAAATGCGGATTTCGTAAGTACGCAAATGCGCGTAGGTCTTTTGGAAGCCCGTAAATGGGATGAGCATATTCCTAACAAATACGATGTTATTGGTCAGGAAACGACCGGTCCGGGCGGGATGATGAAAGCACTTCGTACGATTCCTGTACTGCTTGATATTTGTAAGGATATTGAAGAATTGAGCCCTAACGCGTGGCTGCTGAACTTCACGAATCCTGCAGGTATGGTGACGGAGGCGATTCATAAGTACTCCAAAGTGAAAAGCATAGGTCTTTGCAATGCGCCTATCGGTTTGCACAAATGGTTAATGAACAAGTATGATGCTGCACCTGAACAGATATACACCGAGTTCGTTGGGTTAAACCATCTCCACTGGGTAACGCGCGCTGAAATCAGAGGCGAGGATAAATTAGCTGAATTGCTGGATCGCAAAGAAGAATTTAGCGGCAAAAACGTACCGGCAAGCGAGTGGGATGCGGATTTCTTGCGTTCGCTGCAATCCCTGCCTTCCTACTATTTGAAATATTTTTACATGACGGATATCATGCTTGAAGAACAGTTGGCGTCGCTCAAAGAAAATGGGACTCGGGCGGAAGTTGTGAAACGCGTTGAGGAAGAATTGTTCGAGCTTTATCAAGATCCTGACCTGCAGGAGAAGCCTAAACAGTTGGAGAAACGCGGAGGTGCTTATTATTCAGAGGCAGCTGTCAATCTCATGGATTCCATTTACAATGACAAGCGGGATATTCAAACACTGAACGTAATGAACGATAACATCATCGACTTTTTGCCGAAGGATGCTTGTATTGAAGTGAATTGTGTCATTACAGCGGGTGGTCCTATTCCAATGGGCCTGACCAAAGTTCCTGAACATGTCAAAGGCCTTATTCATGCAGTCAAAACATATGAACGCCTCACCATTGAAGCAGCTGTGACAGGCAGTAGAGATCTCGTTCTACAAGCACTGGTTCATCATCCATTGGTGCCGTCAGTGGCAGTAGCCAAGACGCTTATGGAAGAAATGCTGGAGAAGAATAAAGCGTATCTACCGGCTTTTTTCAAATAA
- a CDS encoding SDR family oxidoreductase, with the protein MNLFNLTGKTAVIIGGNSTLGGSMALALAGHGAKVAIVGRNQEKSDQVRQSIEAIGGEANTFQADATRREDLELVLKEVIAWSGGADILMNCPGKNSATPFFDISMEEWDSIMEVNLKSVVLACQVFGKYMVDRGVGGSIINISSVSSDPPLSRVFTYSASKAAVNNITQNLAREFAPSRVRVNAIIPGFFPAEQNRKILSPERVESIMRHTPMNRFGEASELQGAAVFLASEQASSFVTGSVLRVDGGFGAMTI; encoded by the coding sequence ATGAATTTATTCAATCTTACAGGGAAAACAGCAGTAATTATTGGCGGTAACAGCACACTTGGAGGCTCTATGGCTCTTGCTCTGGCTGGACATGGAGCGAAAGTAGCCATCGTCGGTCGTAATCAAGAGAAAAGTGATCAGGTTCGTCAGAGCATTGAAGCCATTGGCGGGGAAGCTAATACCTTTCAAGCTGATGCAACGAGACGTGAAGATTTGGAGCTTGTTCTCAAAGAAGTAATCGCTTGGTCTGGCGGTGCGGATATTCTAATGAACTGCCCTGGCAAAAATAGTGCCACGCCTTTCTTTGACATTTCCATGGAAGAATGGGATTCTATTATGGAGGTTAATTTGAAAAGTGTCGTGTTAGCCTGCCAAGTGTTTGGGAAATACATGGTTGATCGAGGAGTTGGAGGAAGTATCATTAATATTTCATCCGTTTCGTCAGATCCGCCGCTTTCCCGTGTATTCACTTACTCCGCTTCCAAAGCAGCTGTCAATAACATCACGCAGAATCTAGCCCGTGAATTCGCTCCGAGCCGTGTGCGTGTCAATGCGATTATTCCTGGGTTCTTCCCAGCGGAGCAGAATCGTAAGATTCTGTCGCCTGAACGTGTCGAGTCCATTATGCGTCATACGCCTATGAATCGATTCGGTGAAGCGTCTGAGCTTCAGGGTGCTGCTGTGTTCCTTGCTTCTGAACAAGCTTCTAGCTTTGTAACAGGTTCTGTTTTAAGAGTGGATGGCGGTTTTGGCGCGATGACGATTTAA
- the gntK gene encoding gluconokinase → MTVDAVRDKPYIVAADIGTTSTKTLVIDRDGRVLASHSIEYPLYTPAGDRAEQDPDQIFNAVVQGIGAVVRKISVTADQVLCVSFSSAMHSLIAVDEQTKPLTACITWADNRSAQYAEELKRSGLGQQIYSRTGTPIHPMSPLLKLMWFRDNEPELVKETYKFIGIKEYVFAKLFGRYLIDHSLASATGLFNLEKLDWDEEALGQAGVTPEQLSELVPTTHRIEGLSAELASAMGLSENTPFIIGASDGVLANLGVGAFEPGVVAVTIGTSGAVRSVVTKPQTDPEGKLFCYALTENFWVVGGPINNGGIVFRWVRDQIATAEAEEARRQGIDPYDYLTELASQVPAGSDGLLFLPLLSGERAPYWNANARGVYFGLSLSHQKKHMIRAALEGVMFSIQAVSASLERIMGPATVIRASGGFARSDFWRQMMTNMLGTSVTVPDSIESSGIGAALLGLLAMGEIEDLSHAHQWIQVGMAHEVNENDNRIYQQLTTIYTSVYHQLKDQFDAITAFQQQHLRGPQL, encoded by the coding sequence ATGACAGTTGACGCAGTCAGAGATAAGCCATACATTGTCGCGGCGGATATTGGGACAACGAGCACGAAGACGCTCGTGATCGATCGGGATGGTCGAGTTCTAGCTTCGCACTCCATTGAATATCCCCTTTACACACCGGCCGGTGATCGGGCGGAACAAGATCCAGATCAAATCTTCAACGCCGTTGTGCAAGGTATTGGCGCTGTTGTTCGCAAGATTAGTGTCACAGCTGACCAAGTGCTCTGCGTCTCATTCAGCTCAGCCATGCACAGCCTTATTGCTGTTGACGAGCAGACCAAGCCACTGACCGCATGCATCACCTGGGCGGATAATCGCAGTGCGCAGTATGCGGAAGAGCTTAAGCGCAGCGGCCTAGGTCAGCAGATTTACTCGCGGACAGGAACGCCGATTCACCCAATGTCACCGCTTCTCAAATTGATGTGGTTCCGTGATAACGAACCAGAGCTCGTCAAGGAAACTTACAAGTTCATTGGCATCAAGGAGTACGTCTTCGCGAAGCTGTTTGGTCGTTATCTTATTGACCATTCACTAGCCAGTGCAACAGGGCTATTCAATCTGGAGAAGCTCGATTGGGACGAAGAAGCGCTTGGTCAGGCCGGTGTGACGCCGGAGCAGCTTTCTGAGCTGGTGCCTACAACGCACCGCATAGAAGGGCTCAGCGCCGAGTTAGCCTCCGCAATGGGCTTGTCCGAGAACACGCCGTTCATTATCGGCGCGTCCGACGGTGTCCTCGCGAATCTCGGCGTTGGCGCTTTCGAGCCAGGTGTCGTCGCCGTCACCATCGGCACCAGCGGTGCCGTTCGGAGCGTCGTCACCAAGCCGCAAACCGACCCCGAAGGCAAGCTGTTCTGCTATGCGCTAACAGAAAACTTCTGGGTCGTCGGCGGACCGATCAACAACGGTGGTATCGTTTTCCGTTGGGTGAGAGACCAGATCGCTACGGCGGAAGCAGAAGAAGCCCGCCGCCAGGGAATCGATCCCTATGATTATTTGACGGAGCTAGCGTCACAAGTTCCTGCGGGCTCTGATGGTCTGCTGTTCCTGCCGCTGCTTTCCGGCGAACGTGCGCCTTATTGGAACGCCAATGCACGCGGTGTTTACTTCGGGCTTTCACTCAGCCATCAGAAGAAGCATATGATTCGTGCCGCGCTCGAAGGCGTCATGTTCTCGATCCAAGCAGTTAGCGCTTCCTTGGAACGGATTATGGGACCTGCCACTGTGATTCGCGCGTCCGGTGGATTTGCCCGGTCTGATTTTTGGCGCCAGATGATGACGAATATGCTCGGCACATCCGTTACTGTGCCAGATTCGATTGAAAGCTCAGGGATCGGCGCAGCTTTGCTAGGTCTGCTCGCAATGGGGGAAATCGAAGATCTATCTCACGCGCATCAATGGATTCAGGTAGGAATGGCTCACGAGGTGAATGAAAACGATAATCGCATCTATCAACAATTGACAACTATTTATACAAGCGTATATCATCAGTTAAAAGATCAATTCGATGCGATTACCGCCTTTCAACAACAGCACCTACGGGGCCCTCAATTATAA